The genomic stretch TGAATTCTTCAACCAAGTAAAAGCTTTAGAAGACGCCGGAGCTGAGACCGCCCAATTAACCGAACTTCTTGGTAAAGGACGGGCTAAGAAAGGAATCTTCGAAGGTGACATGACGGAAGGCGAGTTAGAAATCGGGCAAATCGCATCCATGTTGCACAAAGAAGAAACCGTATCTGAAATCATGGAAGATATTATCGCTGATTTCAACAAAACGATGAGCAAATTGAGCGATCTGAAACTATGAAAATGAATTTATATTTATGATAAAATTTACACGCCACACACTAGACAATGGCTTAACAATGATCTGTAATACGGATACCAGTACTCCATTTGTATCCGTGAACATCCTTTATAAAGTAGGTGCCCGGGATGAAGATCACAATCGCACGGGCTTTGCCCATCTTTTTGAACATTTAATGTTCGGGGGATCCAAACACATCGCAGATTACGATTATCACGTTCAGAAAGCGGGCGGGGATAGTAACGCTTTCACGAATAACGATTACACGAATTATTACATCACGATTCCGGCTCCCAATATCGAAACGGCCTTGTGGCTAGAATCAGACCGGATGCTGGCACTCGATTTCTCTCAAAAATCACTTGACGTTCAACGCAACGTGGTCATTGAAGAATTCAAACAGCGCTACTTCAATAATCCTTACGGGGACATCTGGTTGAAATTACGTCCTTTAGCCTATAAGGTACATCCGTATCAGTGGCCTACTATCGGGAAAAACATTGACCATATCGCAGGAGCATCCCTGGAAGAAGTGGAAGACTTCTTTCATCGTTTCTATGCCCCGGATAATGCTATACTAAGCATCAGCGGTAATATTACCGACGAGAAAGCCCTTGAACTCGTGAAAAAATGGTTCGGGGACATTCCTCCCGCCCGTTATAAGAGAAAAGCATTACCCATGGAACCGCAACAAACCGAAGAGCGTCGCCTCGTATGCGAGCATAACAAAGTTCCGGCTGATGCAATATACAAAGTATATCATATGGGCGACCGCCGATCGGATAATTTCTACACGTGCGACACAATCTCGGACATATTATCCAACGGTCAATCCTCCCGCTTGTACATAAACCTCATTAAAAACGGGAAATTATTCTCGGAGGTAGACGCTTATATCACCGGGGACATGGATCCGGGATTATTCATTTTCTCCGGGAAACTCTCGGAAGGAGTAGCGATAGAAGAGGCGGAAGCCGCCATCCAAAACGAGATTGACCATTTTATCGAAGACCCGATTTCTGAACGGGAACTCCAAAAGGTAATCAACAAAACTGAAGCCAGAATCTCTTACAGCGAGATCAATTATCAAGGGAAATCAGCCAACTTGGCGTTTTTTGACTATCTGGGAGATGTTAACCTGATTAATTCGGAGAGTACCCGATACGCAGAAGTATCTCTTGATTCGATAAAACAGACCGCACGAGAATTATTCTCCGCAAAAAATTGCTCTACCTTGTGGTATCTTAAAGACAAATAATGGCTACTTTTATGAATAGAAATATAGAACCCTCTATTGCAGAAATTTCCCGCCCCTCATTGTGGGAACATCAACAAATCACGCTTCCCAATGGTATCGAGATCGTGTACCTCCACGATCCTAATCAAGAAGTTTTCAAGATGGACGTGATACTCGCAGCCGGAATTTATAATCAATCCCGTCCGGTCATCGCATCAAGTATGATTAACATGCTTAACGAGGGAACCCGTCAGCATTCCTCTGCCGAAATTGCCGAGTTGTTTGATTATCATGGAGCATACGTAGATTTTAATTGTGGTATACATAAAGCAGAATTAAGCCTAATTTCGCTTAATAAATACGCCTCGCAAACCATTCGTATGCTGGCAGAAATGACACTTGAAAGTACATTCCCGCAGAAAGAACTGGAAACGTATATCCGTAACCGGAAACAACAGCATCTGGTGAATATAGAAAAAACATCTTACCTTGCTCGAATGGAGTTCATATACCGTATGTACGGGAAGGCACATCCTTACGCTAATTGTTTCACACTGGAAGATTTCGATCAAGTGACACCAGAATTATTACTTGATTTCTACCAGAAAAGAGTGCAGGCATCACAATGCAGAATCATGATCTGCGGGAATGTCAGCGATACGGTGTTACAAGAAGTAAGCCAAGCCTTTTCGTTGATGAGTAGTAATCCAGTACCACCGGACAAGACTTACACAATACAACCGAGTGGGCCCGGTAAGTATCATATATCCAAGCCCGATGCCGTACAAACCAGTATTCGAATCGGGAAAAAGGGTGTCACTTTACTGGACGAAGACTACACGTATTTCCAACTTTTAAATATGGTTCTCGGTGGTTATTTCGGCTCCCGCCTGATGTCGAATATCCGGGAAGAAAAAGGATACACCTACGGTATCGGTTCATACAACGTTACCATGCCGCAAGCTGCCCACTGGATGATTGCCACGGATGTTAACGCAGACGCAACAGAGGCCACAATAACAGAATGTATAAAAGAGATTCGCCGCCTACAAGAAGAACCTATACCTGAAGAAGAGTTAAGCCTTGTGAAAAGTTATTTCAATGGTGAACTACTGCGGGAATTGGATGGCGTTTTCTCCCAGTCCGATGCATTGAAACACAAGCTTAATTACGGATTGGATAATACATTCTACCTCCAGACTATCGACAAGATCCGCTCCTGCACCCCCAAAGACATCATGCGTCTGGCACAAAAATACTTGAACGTGGACGATATGTATATCGTGACTGCCGGAAAAAACGCTCGGTAATCAACTCAACTCTCCCCCGTATAAGGGGGGAGGTGGAGGGGGCAAGAAAATCCCCATCATATACAGCAAAAGGTTTGTATCTTTATAACTATTGTAATTGGAAATTAATTGGAACAGTATATTCGACACTGACAGGATTTCCTCTCTGCGTCCCCGGTTTCCAATTTGGCATCAACTGTAAAACACGTATAGCCTCCCGATCCAATAACGGATCAACACTCTTCGCAATTCTAAAGTTTACGGGTTCTCCGTTTTTATTTATTACAAACGTCACAAACACTTTTCCCGTGATATTCTTTTTCTGCGCTTCCAAAGGATAACGTATTCGCTTGGCAAGGAATTTCATAACATTACCATCTTCTCCTATAAATTGAGGCATATCTTCCACCACTTGAAAAATATCTTCATTTTTATCGTCTTTTTCGCTATACCCTACTACCACAAGCTCATCCAACACAACCGGTTCCGTCGTCATTTTTATCTGTATTTTTTTAGCACTCTTCACAGGAATAAATTGATTTGCTTTTCCCACGTAAGAAAAGATAAGCACAGTTCCCGGTTTCACAGTAATAGAAAATTCCCCTTTATCATTCGTCATAGTTCCGATTCCTGTCCCCTTCATAATGACACTAACCCCGACAAGAGGCAAATCATTGGTATCAACAACAATTCCTTTAGCAACAATAGAATCCTGCCCCATAACACCCATTACATTTTCGTTCATATGTACAATCGCTTGTACATTACTGGATAAAATCAACAGACCTGCAATCGGAACGAGCAAGGCATATTTGATTAACCCCATTCTGGAAGTTCTTTTTTTATTCATCATCATAATACGTTTTTTTAACGGTGACACATTAAATTTATTTACTATTTGAGCTGCAGCCGAAGGATTGGATAAACGGAGAAGGTGATATTGATAAGTCTTTCGGTCAAAACCGGAGTGAACAACACGCTTATCCGCTAAAAATTCAAGATTACGACGAATCTCGCATTTCAGTAACCACATGGCGGGATTCATCCAAAAGAATGCACATAAAATTTCGGAAACCATTACGTCCAACGAATGATACTGTTCTGCATGAGTCCGCTCGTGGGTGATAATTTCTTGCATGTCATCAGAATTGTACAACGATGGACTTACAAATATCCACTTAAAAAAAGAAAACGGTGTAATCTTTCCCGATAACGTGATCACCGAAACAGAACAACAATATGTCCTTTTTCCTTTATAGACCAACTGAATGATTGACACCATTTGAATAACAATCCGACCGAGTAAAAGCGTTACGATTCCCCAATAGCAGAACCTTAAAACATCCCAGATTCCTACTGATGCCAGATGTCCTTCCGGGAACACGCTTAGCTCCGGAAGTAAATTAGGTGCGTATTGAACAACCGCTTGTTGAATTGCAATTTTTTGCTCTTCTTCGAATGAAAATGTAACTAAAGGATAAATAAATGATGCACCTAATATGATCCACAAACAGAATCTCCGCATGACGAAGAAAGTATCTTGACTAAATAATAGCCGATAAAAAAGATAAAACACGACCAGCGCAATATTTACCTTTATCAAATAAATGAACGCCTCATCCATAATTATACATTTTATTGTTTCTCTATGAGCTTGATGATCTCTTCGAGATCTTTCGTTGAAATCTTTTGCTCCTTAGCAAAGAATGTCACCATCTCCTTGTAAGAATTTTCAAAATAATTACGTACTACCCCGGACATAAACTTTGTTTTATATTCACTTTCATCCATGACAGGAATATACTCGTAGATATTTCCATGCTTCTTACTGGTTAGGAATCCTTTTTTCTCCAAGTTTTTCACAATAGAAGCAACCGTCGTGTAAGGCGGCTTCGGTTCTTCCATCCGATTTAAAAAATCTTTTATCACGCCACTTTTCACCTGCCAAATGATCAACATTATCTCTTCTTCTTGATGTGTCAATTTTTCCATACGAACTATTTATTTACGATATTTTCGCAAATCTACGAAAACTTCGTAATATTACAAACTTTTCGTAGAAAATATATTTATAACATTTTCCATCCACTCACGTATAGTATTCAAAAAAGGGAAATATGAAAAGAATTACATTCATCTTTTTGATTGGAATACTGTTCTATACAACAGGTCAAGCTCAGAATAAAAAAGAAATACGTTTCGAAAAAGAGTTTCAGAAAACGCTGGCCCTGGTAAATAGAGATCAATTCACCATTAAGTTCTACATTGCTACCCCTACCGTACAAACACTTTTCACGCCACTGGGAGCGGGTGCTAACATTGACATTAACCCCAAAAACTGTTACTTAAGCATAAATGATTCTCTGGTAACGACACAACTTCCTTATTTTGGCAGAGCTACATGGACATCCAATTCACACTTAGATTCAATTTCTTTCAACACGGTATTATTCAGCCGCACGGTAAAAATTTACCAAGACGGAAAAAAGAAAGCTATCGCCTATCAAATAACCGTTCGCTCCAACCAAGATATTTGTTATTTGAACATAGATATTCAATATGACGGAACCTGCTATTTATATTTTAGCGACCGCAAGAGGGCTCCAATCAGTTATGTCGGGCAAATAACACCACGAGATACCACTATGCAAAAAAGATATAGGCCATCACCAAAGCAGCAATGATACCCGCAAAATCAGCGATCAAGCCACAAGGTATCGCATAACGTGTATTTTTAATTCCCACGGCACCAAAATACACGGCTATAATGTAAAAAGTCGTATCCGTGGCCCCTTGGAAAGTAGAAGCCAACCGTCCGGCAAAGGAATCCGCCCCAAACGTGTTCATAGTATCAATCATAAGGCCCCGAGCCCCACTTCCACTAAGCGGTTTCATCAATGCTGTCGGTAATGCCGGTATAAAATCAGCATCTAATCCACAAGCCAAACATAAACGTTCCAATCCACTCATCAACATATCCATCGCCCCTGCAGCACGAAATACCCCGACAGCAACAAGAATAGCCACTAAATAAGGAATGATTTTTACTGCAATGGAAAAACCCTCTTTTGCGCCATCAATAAACGCATCGTACACATTTATTTTACGCCAAGCCCCCATCGCAATGAAAGCAGTAATAATCGAAAAAAGAATAACGTTACTAGCTACCGTGGAAATCGTTGTAATCGTTTCCTTGTCCAACCCGGAAAAATACCAGATTAAACCACCCACGGCCAAGGTTCCCCCTATCAAATAAGCCATAACAACCCGGTTAAACAGGTTCAATCGCTGGTACACTGCCACCGCAATTAGACCCGCTAACGTGGACACGTAAGTAGCCAACAATATCGGAATAAATATATCTGCCGGATTCGCCGCTCCCATCTGTGCCCGGTACACCATGACCGAAACCGGGATAATCGTCAGGCCGGAAGTATTCAACACCAAAAACATGATCTGTGCGTTGGAAGCCCGCTCTTTATGAGGGTTTACCTCCTGCATTTGTTGCATCGCTTTCAGTCCCACGGGAGTGGCAGCATTATCCAACCCGAGCATATTCGCCGCAATATTCATCATGATCGAACCGTATGCCGGACTATCTGGTGGCAATTCCGGGAACAACTTCCGAAAAAAAGGACTGATCAACCATGACATTACTTTCACGGCCCCTCCCCGTTCTCCAATTTTCATGATTCCCATCCATAAGGTCAATACTCCCGTTAAACCTAGCGAGATTTCAAACCCCGTTTTTGACATATCAAAGGTGGCCTTCACGATGGCAGAAAAAACTTCTGTATCACCCATGAAGATCAATTTACAAAGTGCCACGATAAATGCCGCACCAAAAAAGAAAATCCAGATATAATTGAGAACCATAAAATCAATTGAAAACGAAAAATTGAAAATTGAAAGTTGAAAAGAAATACTCACCTTTCATTTTCAATTTTCAATTCTCAACTTTCAATTATTTAATGCTTTGCTTTACACGCTTTTATCGTGTTTTGCAATAAAGTCACGATAGTCATCGGTCCCACACCACCGGGAACCGGAGTAATATATGAACATTTAGGAGCCACGTGATCATAATCCACGTCACCAACTAATTTCCAGCCATTCTTTGCCGTTTCCGAAGGAATACGGTGAATCCCAACATCCACGACAACAGCCCCTTCTTTCACCATATCTTCTTTCAGAAAATGCGGAACACCAATCGCCACAATCAAAATATCCG from Butyricimonas virosa encodes the following:
- a CDS encoding M16 family metallopeptidase encodes the protein MIKFTRHTLDNGLTMICNTDTSTPFVSVNILYKVGARDEDHNRTGFAHLFEHLMFGGSKHIADYDYHVQKAGGDSNAFTNNDYTNYYITIPAPNIETALWLESDRMLALDFSQKSLDVQRNVVIEEFKQRYFNNPYGDIWLKLRPLAYKVHPYQWPTIGKNIDHIAGASLEEVEDFFHRFYAPDNAILSISGNITDEKALELVKKWFGDIPPARYKRKALPMEPQQTEERRLVCEHNKVPADAIYKVYHMGDRRSDNFYTCDTISDILSNGQSSRLYINLIKNGKLFSEVDAYITGDMDPGLFIFSGKLSEGVAIEEAEAAIQNEIDHFIEDPISERELQKVINKTEARISYSEINYQGKSANLAFFDYLGDVNLINSESTRYAEVSLDSIKQTARELFSAKNCSTLWYLKDK
- a CDS encoding M16 family metallopeptidase — translated: MNRNIEPSIAEISRPSLWEHQQITLPNGIEIVYLHDPNQEVFKMDVILAAGIYNQSRPVIASSMINMLNEGTRQHSSAEIAELFDYHGAYVDFNCGIHKAELSLISLNKYASQTIRMLAEMTLESTFPQKELETYIRNRKQQHLVNIEKTSYLARMEFIYRMYGKAHPYANCFTLEDFDQVTPELLLDFYQKRVQASQCRIMICGNVSDTVLQEVSQAFSLMSSNPVPPDKTYTIQPSGPGKYHISKPDAVQTSIRIGKKGVTLLDEDYTYFQLLNMVLGGYFGSRLMSNIREEKGYTYGIGSYNVTMPQAAHWMIATDVNADATEATITECIKEIRRLQEEPIPEEELSLVKSYFNGELLRELDGVFSQSDALKHKLNYGLDNTFYLQTIDKIRSCTPKDIMRLAQKYLNVDDMYIVTAGKNAR
- a CDS encoding M56 family metallopeptidase, yielding MDEAFIYLIKVNIALVVFYLFYRLLFSQDTFFVMRRFCLWIILGASFIYPLVTFSFEEEQKIAIQQAVVQYAPNLLPELSVFPEGHLASVGIWDVLRFCYWGIVTLLLGRIVIQMVSIIQLVYKGKRTYCCSVSVITLSGKITPFSFFKWIFVSPSLYNSDDMQEIITHERTHAEQYHSLDVMVSEILCAFFWMNPAMWLLKCEIRRNLEFLADKRVVHSGFDRKTYQYHLLRLSNPSAAAQIVNKFNVSPLKKRIMMMNKKRTSRMGLIKYALLVPIAGLLILSSNVQAIVHMNENVMGVMGQDSIVAKGIVVDTNDLPLVGVSVIMKGTGIGTMTNDKGEFSITVKPGTVLIFSYVGKANQFIPVKSAKKIQIKMTTEPVVLDELVVVGYSEKDDKNEDIFQVVEDMPQFIGEDGNVMKFLAKRIRYPLEAQKKNITGKVFVTFVINKNGEPVNFRIAKSVDPLLDREAIRVLQLMPNWKPGTQRGNPVSVEYTVPINFQLQ
- a CDS encoding BlaI/MecI/CopY family transcriptional regulator; its protein translation is MEKLTHQEEEIMLIIWQVKSGVIKDFLNRMEEPKPPYTTVASIVKNLEKKGFLTSKKHGNIYEYIPVMDESEYKTKFMSGVVRNYFENSYKEMVTFFAKEQKISTKDLEEIIKLIEKQ
- a CDS encoding DUF4251 domain-containing protein, whose protein sequence is MKRITFIFLIGILFYTTGQAQNKKEIRFEKEFQKTLALVNRDQFTIKFYIATPTVQTLFTPLGAGANIDINPKNCYLSINDSLVTTQLPYFGRATWTSNSHLDSISFNTVLFSRTVKIYQDGKKKAIAYQITVRSNQDICYLNIDIQYDGTCYLYFSDRKRAPISYVGQITPRDTTMQKRYRPSPKQQ
- a CDS encoding nucleoside recognition domain-containing protein, coding for MVLNYIWIFFFGAAFIVALCKLIFMGDTEVFSAIVKATFDMSKTGFEISLGLTGVLTLWMGIMKIGERGGAVKVMSWLISPFFRKLFPELPPDSPAYGSIMMNIAANMLGLDNAATPVGLKAMQQMQEVNPHKERASNAQIMFLVLNTSGLTIIPVSVMVYRAQMGAANPADIFIPILLATYVSTLAGLIAVAVYQRLNLFNRVVMAYLIGGTLAVGGLIWYFSGLDKETITTISTVASNVILFSIITAFIAMGAWRKINVYDAFIDGAKEGFSIAVKIIPYLVAILVAVGVFRAAGAMDMLMSGLERLCLACGLDADFIPALPTALMKPLSGSGARGLMIDTMNTFGADSFAGRLASTFQGATDTTFYIIAVYFGAVGIKNTRYAIPCGLIADFAGIIAALVMAYIFFA